The Pseudomonas parafulva genome window below encodes:
- a CDS encoding MarR family winged helix-turn-helix transcriptional regulator: MKDHVDFVVAQWAQAMPSVDASSMEVFGRMARLQKHLERRRGAVLEQYGFKEGEFDVMATLRRAGAPYQLTPTELYNSLLITSGAMTNRLNRLKDAGMIEQLHDAADKRSYKVALTAQGLHSIEQAVGSHTALQNQFLSSLAPEEREALARMLKRMLAALPEDGEPIP, translated from the coding sequence ATGAAAGATCATGTCGATTTCGTCGTCGCGCAGTGGGCGCAGGCGATGCCCTCGGTGGACGCCTCGTCCATGGAGGTGTTCGGGCGCATGGCGCGCCTGCAGAAGCACCTGGAGCGCCGGCGCGGCGCGGTGCTGGAACAATACGGTTTCAAGGAGGGTGAGTTCGATGTAATGGCGACGCTGCGCCGTGCCGGTGCGCCCTATCAACTCACGCCGACCGAACTGTACAACTCACTGCTGATCACCTCTGGGGCGATGACCAACCGCCTCAACCGGCTCAAGGACGCCGGCATGATCGAACAACTCCATGACGCCGCCGACAAGCGCAGCTACAAGGTGGCGCTCACCGCCCAGGGCCTGCACAGCATCGAGCAGGCTGTCGGCAGCCATACCGCGCTGCAGAACCAGTTTCTCTCTTCCCTGGCGCCGGAGGAGCGCGAGGCGTTGGCACGCATGCTCAAGCGCATGCTGGCGGCGCTGCCCGAAGATGGCGAACCCATCCCATGA
- a CDS encoding LysR family transcriptional regulator, producing MLHSNYLKQLDLQDIVVFLNLLEHRSAKRTAELMNVSQPTVSYCLKRLRGCFDDTLFASSQGLLQPTAKAEKIAPYLRVVIESVNRCAEADASADGVAMPRIWRLCAPEYFELAFLPRALASLSRSHANTSLHLERLSRDLPVDRLIAGDIDLAIGFGPSYHQLHPELQWQPVLSDGFVCLTSERGLAQPGVMSLDEFCQSAHVFPTPWISEKNMVDGWLEKIGRTRNVLVRANGYQACVNILAAVPATVSLPARLLAHLRIPEGVMQCQPPMGFPVFTVDMIWSRDRSLSGDVASLRSLIQDVASELLRAS from the coding sequence GTGCTGCACAGCAATTACCTGAAGCAGCTCGACCTGCAGGACATCGTGGTGTTTCTCAACCTGCTGGAACACCGCAGCGCCAAGCGCACGGCCGAACTGATGAATGTCAGCCAACCGACCGTGAGCTACTGCCTCAAGCGCCTGCGCGGATGCTTCGACGACACCCTGTTCGCCTCGTCGCAAGGCTTGCTGCAGCCCACGGCCAAGGCAGAAAAGATCGCCCCGTACCTGCGCGTGGTGATCGAATCGGTCAACCGCTGCGCCGAAGCCGATGCATCCGCCGATGGGGTGGCCATGCCACGGATCTGGCGTCTGTGCGCGCCGGAGTACTTCGAGTTGGCCTTTCTGCCACGGGCCTTGGCCAGCCTGTCGCGCAGCCATGCCAACACCTCGCTGCACCTGGAGCGGCTGAGTCGCGACCTGCCGGTGGATCGGCTGATCGCTGGTGATATCGACCTGGCCATCGGCTTTGGCCCCAGCTACCACCAGTTGCATCCGGAACTGCAATGGCAGCCGGTGCTCAGTGACGGATTCGTCTGCTTGACCAGCGAGCGGGGCCTGGCTCAGCCGGGGGTCATGAGCCTGGATGAATTCTGTCAATCGGCGCACGTTTTTCCCACGCCGTGGATCTCGGAAAAAAACATGGTCGATGGCTGGCTGGAGAAGATCGGTCGCACCCGCAACGTGCTGGTGCGCGCCAATGGCTACCAGGCCTGCGTCAACATACTCGCGGCGGTGCCCGCCACCGTGTCGCTGCCGGCGCGTCTGCTCGCGCACTTGCGTATCCCCGAGGGGGTGATGCAATGCCAGCCGCCGATGGGCTTTCCGGTGTTCACGGTGGACATGATCTGGTCGCGCGACCGCAGCCTCAGCGGCGACGTCGCCAGCCTGCGCAGCCTGATCCAGGATGTGGCGAGCGAGTTGCTTCGGGCCAGTTGA
- a CDS encoding TauD/TfdA family dioxygenase, translated as MLAYTQPRILPFYRQPTPCYGFECIHAVEPGLRVFDSMSTADLYEDLAHSGAVIYRDFADSLEHFNDFVSAHSSRVTFDPARQAATTNTAEIDAGVHEMGLHRENGNLPFNPDLQWFYCLEAAAVGSETTLCDGERVLFDLSPTTRKRFQTQPIRYARRIPWHNVRRFLSIELQLPLESITDEHLEQVNQQVAGQTYRRIDQNLIASQLIISAVETSAFSGRQAFCNSMLGPSVNYEPPRITWADGEAIALEIWDEIKEVTARNTYSHFWKKGDIMVVDNTRVMHGRRRLDDLARRIFGAQSYRLAGAEQ; from the coding sequence ATGCTGGCCTATACACAACCGAGAATCCTACCCTTCTACCGGCAGCCCACCCCGTGCTACGGCTTCGAGTGCATTCATGCCGTCGAACCGGGACTGCGCGTCTTCGACTCGATGAGCACGGCGGACCTCTATGAGGATCTGGCCCACAGCGGCGCGGTGATCTACCGCGATTTCGCCGATTCGCTCGAGCACTTCAACGACTTCGTCAGCGCCCATTCCTCGCGCGTGACCTTCGATCCAGCACGCCAGGCGGCCACGACCAATACCGCCGAAATCGACGCCGGCGTTCACGAAATGGGTCTGCACCGGGAGAACGGCAACCTGCCGTTCAACCCTGACCTGCAGTGGTTCTACTGCCTGGAGGCGGCCGCCGTCGGCTCCGAAACCACGCTGTGCGACGGCGAGCGGGTGCTGTTCGACCTGTCGCCGACTACCCGCAAGCGCTTCCAGACCCAGCCCATCCGCTACGCCCGGCGCATTCCCTGGCACAACGTGCGACGGTTCCTGAGCATCGAGTTGCAACTGCCGCTGGAGAGCATCACCGACGAGCACCTGGAGCAGGTCAACCAGCAGGTGGCCGGCCAGACCTATCGGCGCATCGACCAGAACCTGATCGCCTCGCAACTGATCATCAGCGCCGTGGAAACCAGCGCCTTCAGCGGCCGTCAGGCGTTCTGCAACTCCATGCTCGGCCCCAGCGTCAACTACGAGCCGCCGCGCATCACCTGGGCTGACGGCGAGGCCATCGCATTGGAGATCTGGGACGAAATCAAGGAAGTGACTGCCCGCAACACCTACAGCCACTTCTGGAAAAAGGGCGACATCATGGTCGTCGACAACACCCGGGTCATGCATGGCCGTCGCCGTCTGGACGATCTTGCTCGGCGCATCTTCGGCGCCCAGAGCTACCGTCTGGCAGGAGCCGAGCAATGA